In a single window of the Coregonus clupeaformis isolate EN_2021a chromosome 10, ASM2061545v1, whole genome shotgun sequence genome:
- the ccdc66 gene encoding coiled-coil domain-containing protein 66 isoform X6 — MNLGDGLMFELENGKPRLILTNHHGVDTKNQNKILSRTRPQNALNSKKFPEPVSEEPLRVQRKRAERRTAVPITNTVPVKNDTPMVASNHTKPKAKGSTDHNTKAVAKVPSAKEHRQIATDRPPKTTVKDSLVCLTNEQLQQILSTINNQDVHTQPQTDEQMALKEQQKDLSRPDVTADYGPRGKMTISSKPGPGDGHMHTRMQEERLGGPGLEDTDTVWSTQSCSSHRDLPSAIRSAFVVGEATPVEHAFSAQKKEQHRRWLQDLDQQREEDKLRRRKEKQYLSQAEDHERWAMHFDSPQMRVPLQVPVAAERGKSEPLSSLSHQRTASGALSVAWDGASTYGGDSLGRASVDTTGGFPQKASHLRTMTALLDPAQIEERERKRLKQLEHQRAIEAQVEERRRQREAEEAVRQAVEQEEERRVAQERELLQTQYQLDTQRKRHKEEQHSRKQEELYLSVQRAQEEALKDKHQQRIRELARKGHDVSKLQCSLEGEPGSSRVFNTGSGPYHYQTGREMDTLREETCSTTSLRKDTAVQTEVNPAVRQGCTYTVEALGNRSQAVQTSDIPVEHRPPPPPNAKRYRWEARQEARLAQRNPPGPGAGKENVWLNDLGGAGDLYEAFARTDRGQGQRHRGGGRRPEWNTQRPSKPFVPASERYPAGLQHTRQESRLHRQMELMTLMERNTRTPHPPDPEPADPSPPHANYPASTAQGRIKNAITGVTHAMAVHTGRGPPRSPPVPAIKHRLQKQSRGSRPPTQAHGSLQDTVSPPPPSDYVPYLRTDEVYHMDPRAPISRPSTHPQTQQQPHTDAVQCRPISPPQQKDPLLHPELLRNTERQQAILKSLSKLRQGLLQKQKELETGLNPLLIVAEDHH, encoded by the exons ATGAATCTGGG GGATGGTCTGATGTTCGAACTTGAAAATGGAAAGCCCAGGCTAATTCTAACCAATCATCATG GTGTTGATACGAAGAATCAAAATAAG ATACTCTCTCGAACCAGACCGCAAAATGCTCTCAACTCAAAGAAGTTTCCTGAGCCAGTATCTGAGGAGCCTCTGAGAGTACAGAGGAAACGTGCAGAGAGGAGGACGGCAGTCCCTATCACCAACACTGTGCCAGTCAAGAATGACACTCCAATGGTTGCATCCAATCATACAAAACCAAAGGCCAAGGGCAGCACTGACCACAATACCAAAGCCGTGGCCAAAGTGCCCTCAGCTAAAGAACACAGGCAGATAGCCACTGATAGACCTCCAAAGACCACTGTGAAGGACAGCTTGGTCTGTTTGACCAATGAGCAGCTCCAACAGATCCTCAGCACAATCAACAATCAGGACGTACACACCCAGCCTCAAACAG ATGAACAGATGGCTCTGAAGGAACAGCAGAAAGACCTGAGCAGACCAGATGTCACGGCAGACTATGGCCCAAGGGGAAAAATGACCATCTCATCTAAACCTGGTCCTGGAGATGGTCACATGCACACCAGG ATGCAGGAGGAGAGGCTAGGAGGACCCGGTCTGGAGGACACAGACACAGTGTGGTCCACTCAGAGCTGCAGCAGTCACCGAGACCTCCCTTCTGCTATCAGATCTGCCTTCGTGGTGGGG GAGGCCACCCCAGTAGAACATGCCTTCAGTGCTCAGAAGAAGGAGCAGCATAGGAGATGGCTGCAGGACCTGGACCAGCAGAGGGAGGAGGACAAGCTTCGACGCCGGAAGGAGAAACAGTATCTCAGCCAA gctGAGGACCATGAGCGCTGGGCCATGCACTTTGACTCCCCGCAGATGAGAGTCCCTCTCCAGGTCCCCGTGGCTGCAGAAAGGGGCAAGTCAGAGCCCCTGAGCTCCCTCAGTCACCAGAGGACCGCTTCTGGAGCCCTGTCTGTGGCCTGGGACGGAGCCAGCACCTACGGAGGGGACAGTCTTGGGAGAGCCAGCGTCGACACCACTGGAGGCTTCCCACAGAAGGCCAG CCATCTCCGTACCATGACGGCCCTACTGGACCCAGCCCAGatcgaggagagagagaggaagagactgaaacAGCTGGAGCATCAG CGTGCCATTGAGgctcaggtggaggagaggaggaggcagcgTGAAGCGGAGGAGGCCGTGCGCCAGGCtgtggagcaggaggaggagaggagagtggcgcAGGAGAGAGAGCTGCTTCAGACACAGTACCAGCTTGACactcagagaaagagacacaaggag GAGCAGCACAGTCGGAAGCAGGAGGAGCTTTACCTGAGTGTTCAGCGGGCCCAAGAGGAGGCCCTGAAGGACAAGCACCAGCAGAGGATCAGAGAGCTGGCCAGGAAGGGACACGACGTCTCCAAGCTGCAATGCTCTCTGGAGGGGGAACCTGGCTCGTCACGGG TCTTTAACACCGGCTCAGGACCATACCACTaccagacagggagggagatggacACCCTGAGAGAAGAGACTTGCAGCACCACCTCCCTTAGGAAGGACACGGCAGTCCAGACTG AGGTGAACCCAGCAGTCAGGCAAGGCTGCACATACACAGTGGAGGCTCTAGGTAATCGAAGCCAGGCGGTGCAGACCTCAGACATCCCTGTAGAGCAcagacctcctcctcctcccaacgCCAAGAGGTACAGATGGGAGGCCAGGCAGGAGGCACGGCTGGCCCAGAGGAACCCTCCTGGCCCAGGGGCGGGGAAGGAGAACGTTTGGCTGAACGACctgggag GTGCAGGAGACCTGTACGAGGCCTTTGCCCGGACAGACCGAGGCCAGGGCCAGAGACATAGGGGAGGAGGTCGCAGGCCAGAGTGGAACACTCAGAGACCCAGTAAACCCTTTGTCCCAGCATCGGAGCGCTACCCTGCAGGGCTGCAACACACCAGGCAGGAGAGCCGCCTCCACAGGCAGATGGAACTCATGACCCTGATGGAGAGGAACACCAGAACCCCTCACCCCCCTGACCCCGAACCTGCTGACCCCTCGCCACCACATGCCAACTACCCTGCTAGCACTGCACAGGGCAGGATTAAAAATGCTATCACAGGTGTGACACACGCCATGGCTGTTCACACTGGAAG GGGGCCCCCCAGATCCCCTCCAGTTCCTGCCATCAAACACCGCCTTCAGAAGCAGTCCCGTGGCTCCCGCCCCCCTACCCAGGCCCATGGGTCGCTCCAGGACACagtcagccccccccccccctctgacTACGTCCCCTACCTGAGGACCGATGAGGTGTACCACATGGATCCCCGTGCCCCCATCTCCAGACCCTCTACACATCCACAGACACAGCAACAGCCACACACAG ATGCGGTCCAGTGCAGGCCCATTAGCCCTCCCCAACAGAAGGACCCGCTGCTCCACCCAGAGCTGCTTaggaacacagagagacagcaggcCATACTGAAGAGCCTCTCAAAGCTACGGCAG GGTTTGTTACAGAAGCAGAAAGAGCTGGAGACAGGACTGAACCCTTTGTTGATCGTTGCTGAGGACCACCACTGA
- the ccdc66 gene encoding coiled-coil domain-containing protein 66 isoform X4 — translation MNLGDGLMFELENGKPRLILTNHHGVDTKNQNKILSRTRPQNALNSKKFPEPVSEEPLRVQRKRAERRTAVPITNTVPVKNDTPMVASNHTKPKAKGSTDHNTKAVAKVPSAKEHRQIATDRPPKTTVKDSLVCLTNEQLQQILSTINNQDVHTQPQTDEQMALKEQQKDLSRPDVTADYGPRGKMTISSKPGPGDGHMHTRMQEERLGGPGLEDTDTVWSTQSCSSHRDLPSAIRSAFVEATPVEHAFSAQKKEQHRRWLQDLDQQREEDKLRRRKEKQYLSQAEDHERWAMHFDSPQMRVPLQVPVAAERGKSEPLSSLSHQRTASGALSVAWDGASTYGGDSLGRASVDTTGGFPQKASHLRTMTALLDPAQIEERERKRLKQLEHQRAIEAQVEERRRQREAEEAVRQAVEQEEERRVAQERELLQTQYQLDTQRKRHKEEQHSRKQEELYLSVQRAQEEALKDKHQQRIRELARKGHDVSKLQCSLEGEPGSSRVFNTGSGPYHYQTGREMDTLREETCSTTSLRKDTAVQTEVNPAVRQGCTYTVEALGNRSQAVQTSDIPVEHRPPPPPNAKRYRWEARQEARLAQRNPPGPGAGKENVWLNDLGGRGGGGEGGAGDLYEAFARTDRGQGQRHRGGGRRPEWNTQRPSKPFVPASERYPAGLQHTRQESRLHRQMELMTLMERNTRTPHPPDPEPADPSPPHANYPASTAQGRIKNAITGVTHAMAVHTGRGPPRSPPVPAIKHRLQKQSRGSRPPTQAHGSLQDTVSPPPPSDYVPYLRTDEVYHMDPRAPISRPSTHPQTQQQPHTDAVQCRPISPPQQKDPLLHPELLRNTERQQAILKSLSKLRQGLLQKQKELETGLNPLLIVAEDHH, via the exons ATGAATCTGGG GGATGGTCTGATGTTCGAACTTGAAAATGGAAAGCCCAGGCTAATTCTAACCAATCATCATG GTGTTGATACGAAGAATCAAAATAAG ATACTCTCTCGAACCAGACCGCAAAATGCTCTCAACTCAAAGAAGTTTCCTGAGCCAGTATCTGAGGAGCCTCTGAGAGTACAGAGGAAACGTGCAGAGAGGAGGACGGCAGTCCCTATCACCAACACTGTGCCAGTCAAGAATGACACTCCAATGGTTGCATCCAATCATACAAAACCAAAGGCCAAGGGCAGCACTGACCACAATACCAAAGCCGTGGCCAAAGTGCCCTCAGCTAAAGAACACAGGCAGATAGCCACTGATAGACCTCCAAAGACCACTGTGAAGGACAGCTTGGTCTGTTTGACCAATGAGCAGCTCCAACAGATCCTCAGCACAATCAACAATCAGGACGTACACACCCAGCCTCAAACAG ATGAACAGATGGCTCTGAAGGAACAGCAGAAAGACCTGAGCAGACCAGATGTCACGGCAGACTATGGCCCAAGGGGAAAAATGACCATCTCATCTAAACCTGGTCCTGGAGATGGTCACATGCACACCAGG ATGCAGGAGGAGAGGCTAGGAGGACCCGGTCTGGAGGACACAGACACAGTGTGGTCCACTCAGAGCTGCAGCAGTCACCGAGACCTCCCTTCTGCTATCAGATCTGCCTTCGTG GAGGCCACCCCAGTAGAACATGCCTTCAGTGCTCAGAAGAAGGAGCAGCATAGGAGATGGCTGCAGGACCTGGACCAGCAGAGGGAGGAGGACAAGCTTCGACGCCGGAAGGAGAAACAGTATCTCAGCCAA gctGAGGACCATGAGCGCTGGGCCATGCACTTTGACTCCCCGCAGATGAGAGTCCCTCTCCAGGTCCCCGTGGCTGCAGAAAGGGGCAAGTCAGAGCCCCTGAGCTCCCTCAGTCACCAGAGGACCGCTTCTGGAGCCCTGTCTGTGGCCTGGGACGGAGCCAGCACCTACGGAGGGGACAGTCTTGGGAGAGCCAGCGTCGACACCACTGGAGGCTTCCCACAGAAGGCCAG CCATCTCCGTACCATGACGGCCCTACTGGACCCAGCCCAGatcgaggagagagagaggaagagactgaaacAGCTGGAGCATCAG CGTGCCATTGAGgctcaggtggaggagaggaggaggcagcgTGAAGCGGAGGAGGCCGTGCGCCAGGCtgtggagcaggaggaggagaggagagtggcgcAGGAGAGAGAGCTGCTTCAGACACAGTACCAGCTTGACactcagagaaagagacacaaggag GAGCAGCACAGTCGGAAGCAGGAGGAGCTTTACCTGAGTGTTCAGCGGGCCCAAGAGGAGGCCCTGAAGGACAAGCACCAGCAGAGGATCAGAGAGCTGGCCAGGAAGGGACACGACGTCTCCAAGCTGCAATGCTCTCTGGAGGGGGAACCTGGCTCGTCACGGG TCTTTAACACCGGCTCAGGACCATACCACTaccagacagggagggagatggacACCCTGAGAGAAGAGACTTGCAGCACCACCTCCCTTAGGAAGGACACGGCAGTCCAGACTG AGGTGAACCCAGCAGTCAGGCAAGGCTGCACATACACAGTGGAGGCTCTAGGTAATCGAAGCCAGGCGGTGCAGACCTCAGACATCCCTGTAGAGCAcagacctcctcctcctcccaacgCCAAGAGGTACAGATGGGAGGCCAGGCAGGAGGCACGGCTGGCCCAGAGGAACCCTCCTGGCCCAGGGGCGGGGAAGGAGAACGTTTGGCTGAACGACctgggaggtagaggaggaggtggagaaggtG GTGCAGGAGACCTGTACGAGGCCTTTGCCCGGACAGACCGAGGCCAGGGCCAGAGACATAGGGGAGGAGGTCGCAGGCCAGAGTGGAACACTCAGAGACCCAGTAAACCCTTTGTCCCAGCATCGGAGCGCTACCCTGCAGGGCTGCAACACACCAGGCAGGAGAGCCGCCTCCACAGGCAGATGGAACTCATGACCCTGATGGAGAGGAACACCAGAACCCCTCACCCCCCTGACCCCGAACCTGCTGACCCCTCGCCACCACATGCCAACTACCCTGCTAGCACTGCACAGGGCAGGATTAAAAATGCTATCACAGGTGTGACACACGCCATGGCTGTTCACACTGGAAG GGGGCCCCCCAGATCCCCTCCAGTTCCTGCCATCAAACACCGCCTTCAGAAGCAGTCCCGTGGCTCCCGCCCCCCTACCCAGGCCCATGGGTCGCTCCAGGACACagtcagccccccccccccctctgacTACGTCCCCTACCTGAGGACCGATGAGGTGTACCACATGGATCCCCGTGCCCCCATCTCCAGACCCTCTACACATCCACAGACACAGCAACAGCCACACACAG ATGCGGTCCAGTGCAGGCCCATTAGCCCTCCCCAACAGAAGGACCCGCTGCTCCACCCAGAGCTGCTTaggaacacagagagacagcaggcCATACTGAAGAGCCTCTCAAAGCTACGGCAG GGTTTGTTACAGAAGCAGAAAGAGCTGGAGACAGGACTGAACCCTTTGTTGATCGTTGCTGAGGACCACCACTGA
- the ccdc66 gene encoding coiled-coil domain-containing protein 66 isoform X2: MNLGDGLMFELENGKPRLILTNHHGVDTKNQNKILSRTRPQNALNSKKFPEPVSEEPLRVQRKRAERRTAVPITNTVPVKNDTPMVASNHTKPKAKGSTDHNTKAVAKVPSAKEHRQIATDRPPKTTVKDSLVCLTNEQLQQILSTINNQDVHTQPQTDEQMALKEQQKDLSRPDVTADYGPRGKMTISSKPGPGDGHMHTRMQEERLGGPGLEDTDTVWSTQSCSSHRDLPSAIRSAFVVGEATPVEHAFSAQKKEQHRRWLQDLDQQREEDKLRRRKEKQYLSQAEDHERWAMHFDSPQMRVPLQVPVAAERGKSEPLSSLSHQRTASGALSVAWDGASTYGGDSLGRASVDTTGGFPQKASHLRTMTALLDPAQIEERERKRLKQLEHQRAIEAQVEERRRQREAEEAVRQAVEQEEERRVAQERELLQTQYQLDTQRKRHKEEQHSRKQEELYLSVQRAQEEALKDKHQQRIRELARKGHDVSKLQCSLEGEPGSSRVFNTGSGPYHYQTGREMDTLREETCSTTSLRKDTAVQTEVNPAVRQGCTYTVEALGNRSQAVQTSDIPVEHRPPPPPNAKRYRWEARQEARLAQRNPPGPGAGKENVWLNDLGGRGGGGEGAGDLYEAFARTDRGQGQRHRGGGRRPEWNTQRPSKPFVPASERYPAGLQHTRQESRLHRQMELMTLMERNTRTPHPPDPEPADPSPPHANYPASTAQGRIKNAITGVTHAMAVHTGRGPPRSPPVPAIKHRLQKQSRGSRPPTQAHGSLQDTVSPPPPSDYVPYLRTDEVYHMDPRAPISRPSTHPQTQQQPHTDAVQCRPISPPQQKDPLLHPELLRNTERQQAILKSLSKLRQGLLQKQKELETGLNPLLIVAEDHH; encoded by the exons ATGAATCTGGG GGATGGTCTGATGTTCGAACTTGAAAATGGAAAGCCCAGGCTAATTCTAACCAATCATCATG GTGTTGATACGAAGAATCAAAATAAG ATACTCTCTCGAACCAGACCGCAAAATGCTCTCAACTCAAAGAAGTTTCCTGAGCCAGTATCTGAGGAGCCTCTGAGAGTACAGAGGAAACGTGCAGAGAGGAGGACGGCAGTCCCTATCACCAACACTGTGCCAGTCAAGAATGACACTCCAATGGTTGCATCCAATCATACAAAACCAAAGGCCAAGGGCAGCACTGACCACAATACCAAAGCCGTGGCCAAAGTGCCCTCAGCTAAAGAACACAGGCAGATAGCCACTGATAGACCTCCAAAGACCACTGTGAAGGACAGCTTGGTCTGTTTGACCAATGAGCAGCTCCAACAGATCCTCAGCACAATCAACAATCAGGACGTACACACCCAGCCTCAAACAG ATGAACAGATGGCTCTGAAGGAACAGCAGAAAGACCTGAGCAGACCAGATGTCACGGCAGACTATGGCCCAAGGGGAAAAATGACCATCTCATCTAAACCTGGTCCTGGAGATGGTCACATGCACACCAGG ATGCAGGAGGAGAGGCTAGGAGGACCCGGTCTGGAGGACACAGACACAGTGTGGTCCACTCAGAGCTGCAGCAGTCACCGAGACCTCCCTTCTGCTATCAGATCTGCCTTCGTGGTGGGG GAGGCCACCCCAGTAGAACATGCCTTCAGTGCTCAGAAGAAGGAGCAGCATAGGAGATGGCTGCAGGACCTGGACCAGCAGAGGGAGGAGGACAAGCTTCGACGCCGGAAGGAGAAACAGTATCTCAGCCAA gctGAGGACCATGAGCGCTGGGCCATGCACTTTGACTCCCCGCAGATGAGAGTCCCTCTCCAGGTCCCCGTGGCTGCAGAAAGGGGCAAGTCAGAGCCCCTGAGCTCCCTCAGTCACCAGAGGACCGCTTCTGGAGCCCTGTCTGTGGCCTGGGACGGAGCCAGCACCTACGGAGGGGACAGTCTTGGGAGAGCCAGCGTCGACACCACTGGAGGCTTCCCACAGAAGGCCAG CCATCTCCGTACCATGACGGCCCTACTGGACCCAGCCCAGatcgaggagagagagaggaagagactgaaacAGCTGGAGCATCAG CGTGCCATTGAGgctcaggtggaggagaggaggaggcagcgTGAAGCGGAGGAGGCCGTGCGCCAGGCtgtggagcaggaggaggagaggagagtggcgcAGGAGAGAGAGCTGCTTCAGACACAGTACCAGCTTGACactcagagaaagagacacaaggag GAGCAGCACAGTCGGAAGCAGGAGGAGCTTTACCTGAGTGTTCAGCGGGCCCAAGAGGAGGCCCTGAAGGACAAGCACCAGCAGAGGATCAGAGAGCTGGCCAGGAAGGGACACGACGTCTCCAAGCTGCAATGCTCTCTGGAGGGGGAACCTGGCTCGTCACGGG TCTTTAACACCGGCTCAGGACCATACCACTaccagacagggagggagatggacACCCTGAGAGAAGAGACTTGCAGCACCACCTCCCTTAGGAAGGACACGGCAGTCCAGACTG AGGTGAACCCAGCAGTCAGGCAAGGCTGCACATACACAGTGGAGGCTCTAGGTAATCGAAGCCAGGCGGTGCAGACCTCAGACATCCCTGTAGAGCAcagacctcctcctcctcccaacgCCAAGAGGTACAGATGGGAGGCCAGGCAGGAGGCACGGCTGGCCCAGAGGAACCCTCCTGGCCCAGGGGCGGGGAAGGAGAACGTTTGGCTGAACGACctgggaggtagaggaggaggtggagaag GTGCAGGAGACCTGTACGAGGCCTTTGCCCGGACAGACCGAGGCCAGGGCCAGAGACATAGGGGAGGAGGTCGCAGGCCAGAGTGGAACACTCAGAGACCCAGTAAACCCTTTGTCCCAGCATCGGAGCGCTACCCTGCAGGGCTGCAACACACCAGGCAGGAGAGCCGCCTCCACAGGCAGATGGAACTCATGACCCTGATGGAGAGGAACACCAGAACCCCTCACCCCCCTGACCCCGAACCTGCTGACCCCTCGCCACCACATGCCAACTACCCTGCTAGCACTGCACAGGGCAGGATTAAAAATGCTATCACAGGTGTGACACACGCCATGGCTGTTCACACTGGAAG GGGGCCCCCCAGATCCCCTCCAGTTCCTGCCATCAAACACCGCCTTCAGAAGCAGTCCCGTGGCTCCCGCCCCCCTACCCAGGCCCATGGGTCGCTCCAGGACACagtcagccccccccccccctctgacTACGTCCCCTACCTGAGGACCGATGAGGTGTACCACATGGATCCCCGTGCCCCCATCTCCAGACCCTCTACACATCCACAGACACAGCAACAGCCACACACAG ATGCGGTCCAGTGCAGGCCCATTAGCCCTCCCCAACAGAAGGACCCGCTGCTCCACCCAGAGCTGCTTaggaacacagagagacagcaggcCATACTGAAGAGCCTCTCAAAGCTACGGCAG GGTTTGTTACAGAAGCAGAAAGAGCTGGAGACAGGACTGAACCCTTTGTTGATCGTTGCTGAGGACCACCACTGA
- the ccdc66 gene encoding coiled-coil domain-containing protein 66 isoform X3 — protein sequence MNLGDGLMFELENGKPRLILTNHHGVDTKNQNKILSRTRPQNALNSKKFPEPVSEEPLRVQRKRAERRTAVPITNTVPVKNDTPMVASNHTKPKAKGSTDHNTKAVAKVPSAKEHRQIATDRPPKTTVKDSLVCLTNEQLQQILSTINNQDVHTQPQTDEQMALKEQQKDLSRPDVTADYGPRGKMTISSKPGPGDGHMHTREERLGGPGLEDTDTVWSTQSCSSHRDLPSAIRSAFVVGEATPVEHAFSAQKKEQHRRWLQDLDQQREEDKLRRRKEKQYLSQAEDHERWAMHFDSPQMRVPLQVPVAAERGKSEPLSSLSHQRTASGALSVAWDGASTYGGDSLGRASVDTTGGFPQKASHLRTMTALLDPAQIEERERKRLKQLEHQRAIEAQVEERRRQREAEEAVRQAVEQEEERRVAQERELLQTQYQLDTQRKRHKEEQHSRKQEELYLSVQRAQEEALKDKHQQRIRELARKGHDVSKLQCSLEGEPGSSRVFNTGSGPYHYQTGREMDTLREETCSTTSLRKDTAVQTEVNPAVRQGCTYTVEALGNRSQAVQTSDIPVEHRPPPPPNAKRYRWEARQEARLAQRNPPGPGAGKENVWLNDLGGRGGGGEGGAGDLYEAFARTDRGQGQRHRGGGRRPEWNTQRPSKPFVPASERYPAGLQHTRQESRLHRQMELMTLMERNTRTPHPPDPEPADPSPPHANYPASTAQGRIKNAITGVTHAMAVHTGRGPPRSPPVPAIKHRLQKQSRGSRPPTQAHGSLQDTVSPPPPSDYVPYLRTDEVYHMDPRAPISRPSTHPQTQQQPHTDAVQCRPISPPQQKDPLLHPELLRNTERQQAILKSLSKLRQGLLQKQKELETGLNPLLIVAEDHH from the exons ATGAATCTGGG GGATGGTCTGATGTTCGAACTTGAAAATGGAAAGCCCAGGCTAATTCTAACCAATCATCATG GTGTTGATACGAAGAATCAAAATAAG ATACTCTCTCGAACCAGACCGCAAAATGCTCTCAACTCAAAGAAGTTTCCTGAGCCAGTATCTGAGGAGCCTCTGAGAGTACAGAGGAAACGTGCAGAGAGGAGGACGGCAGTCCCTATCACCAACACTGTGCCAGTCAAGAATGACACTCCAATGGTTGCATCCAATCATACAAAACCAAAGGCCAAGGGCAGCACTGACCACAATACCAAAGCCGTGGCCAAAGTGCCCTCAGCTAAAGAACACAGGCAGATAGCCACTGATAGACCTCCAAAGACCACTGTGAAGGACAGCTTGGTCTGTTTGACCAATGAGCAGCTCCAACAGATCCTCAGCACAATCAACAATCAGGACGTACACACCCAGCCTCAAACAG ATGAACAGATGGCTCTGAAGGAACAGCAGAAAGACCTGAGCAGACCAGATGTCACGGCAGACTATGGCCCAAGGGGAAAAATGACCATCTCATCTAAACCTGGTCCTGGAGATGGTCACATGCACACCAGG GAGGAGAGGCTAGGAGGACCCGGTCTGGAGGACACAGACACAGTGTGGTCCACTCAGAGCTGCAGCAGTCACCGAGACCTCCCTTCTGCTATCAGATCTGCCTTCGTGGTGGGG GAGGCCACCCCAGTAGAACATGCCTTCAGTGCTCAGAAGAAGGAGCAGCATAGGAGATGGCTGCAGGACCTGGACCAGCAGAGGGAGGAGGACAAGCTTCGACGCCGGAAGGAGAAACAGTATCTCAGCCAA gctGAGGACCATGAGCGCTGGGCCATGCACTTTGACTCCCCGCAGATGAGAGTCCCTCTCCAGGTCCCCGTGGCTGCAGAAAGGGGCAAGTCAGAGCCCCTGAGCTCCCTCAGTCACCAGAGGACCGCTTCTGGAGCCCTGTCTGTGGCCTGGGACGGAGCCAGCACCTACGGAGGGGACAGTCTTGGGAGAGCCAGCGTCGACACCACTGGAGGCTTCCCACAGAAGGCCAG CCATCTCCGTACCATGACGGCCCTACTGGACCCAGCCCAGatcgaggagagagagaggaagagactgaaacAGCTGGAGCATCAG CGTGCCATTGAGgctcaggtggaggagaggaggaggcagcgTGAAGCGGAGGAGGCCGTGCGCCAGGCtgtggagcaggaggaggagaggagagtggcgcAGGAGAGAGAGCTGCTTCAGACACAGTACCAGCTTGACactcagagaaagagacacaaggag GAGCAGCACAGTCGGAAGCAGGAGGAGCTTTACCTGAGTGTTCAGCGGGCCCAAGAGGAGGCCCTGAAGGACAAGCACCAGCAGAGGATCAGAGAGCTGGCCAGGAAGGGACACGACGTCTCCAAGCTGCAATGCTCTCTGGAGGGGGAACCTGGCTCGTCACGGG TCTTTAACACCGGCTCAGGACCATACCACTaccagacagggagggagatggacACCCTGAGAGAAGAGACTTGCAGCACCACCTCCCTTAGGAAGGACACGGCAGTCCAGACTG AGGTGAACCCAGCAGTCAGGCAAGGCTGCACATACACAGTGGAGGCTCTAGGTAATCGAAGCCAGGCGGTGCAGACCTCAGACATCCCTGTAGAGCAcagacctcctcctcctcccaacgCCAAGAGGTACAGATGGGAGGCCAGGCAGGAGGCACGGCTGGCCCAGAGGAACCCTCCTGGCCCAGGGGCGGGGAAGGAGAACGTTTGGCTGAACGACctgggaggtagaggaggaggtggagaaggtG GTGCAGGAGACCTGTACGAGGCCTTTGCCCGGACAGACCGAGGCCAGGGCCAGAGACATAGGGGAGGAGGTCGCAGGCCAGAGTGGAACACTCAGAGACCCAGTAAACCCTTTGTCCCAGCATCGGAGCGCTACCCTGCAGGGCTGCAACACACCAGGCAGGAGAGCCGCCTCCACAGGCAGATGGAACTCATGACCCTGATGGAGAGGAACACCAGAACCCCTCACCCCCCTGACCCCGAACCTGCTGACCCCTCGCCACCACATGCCAACTACCCTGCTAGCACTGCACAGGGCAGGATTAAAAATGCTATCACAGGTGTGACACACGCCATGGCTGTTCACACTGGAAG GGGGCCCCCCAGATCCCCTCCAGTTCCTGCCATCAAACACCGCCTTCAGAAGCAGTCCCGTGGCTCCCGCCCCCCTACCCAGGCCCATGGGTCGCTCCAGGACACagtcagccccccccccccctctgacTACGTCCCCTACCTGAGGACCGATGAGGTGTACCACATGGATCCCCGTGCCCCCATCTCCAGACCCTCTACACATCCACAGACACAGCAACAGCCACACACAG ATGCGGTCCAGTGCAGGCCCATTAGCCCTCCCCAACAGAAGGACCCGCTGCTCCACCCAGAGCTGCTTaggaacacagagagacagcaggcCATACTGAAGAGCCTCTCAAAGCTACGGCAG GGTTTGTTACAGAAGCAGAAAGAGCTGGAGACAGGACTGAACCCTTTGTTGATCGTTGCTGAGGACCACCACTGA